A genomic stretch from Candidatus Melainabacteria bacterium includes:
- a CDS encoding glycosyltransferase family 1 protein: protein MILRQPWLSRCLDGSNTVSGSKAVENRESGHATPGSQSKLRVLRISHSATVDAYRERDRQLSIREGIELELITPKYWDHLGGKNEDIKERFPVYRAATFGTGSVPLFAFDPLIVKKALHDFKPDIVDVHEEPYSVSGYECVLLSRLYAPDSVCVFYSAQNILKRYPPPFCWTEQYVFKNSFGAYPCSEGVQTVLKTKGFAQNSAVIPLGVDLDLYTSVGSNKRADYQIENGQFVIGYFGRIESYKGIQYLVEALARTKEANWRLLVVGSGPYESDLRTLASNLAVNERIIWTGPVAGTEVPAYMRSCDLIAVPSLTTRTWKEQFGRIIVESMACGVPCVAFDSGSLPEVVADAGLVVAEGDVAELTEAINRVATDPELKKTLRERGLERARSEYSWGKVAQLMHDMYDRAIMLRNQSRS from the coding sequence TTGATACTGAGGCAGCCGTGGTTGTCTCGTTGCTTAGACGGGAGTAATACAGTGTCCGGCAGTAAAGCGGTCGAAAACAGGGAGTCAGGCCATGCTACGCCTGGCAGCCAGTCTAAGCTGAGGGTGCTGCGAATCTCTCACAGTGCCACGGTAGACGCCTACAGAGAGCGCGATCGACAGCTATCAATTCGTGAAGGCATAGAGCTGGAATTGATTACTCCCAAGTATTGGGACCATCTGGGTGGCAAGAACGAAGATATAAAAGAGAGGTTCCCGGTTTACCGAGCAGCCACTTTCGGCACAGGTTCGGTGCCCCTCTTCGCTTTTGATCCATTGATAGTAAAAAAGGCTCTGCATGACTTTAAACCCGACATAGTCGACGTACATGAAGAACCATATTCGGTATCAGGCTACGAGTGTGTTCTTCTCTCTCGGCTCTATGCGCCGGATTCAGTGTGTGTATTTTATTCCGCACAAAACATCCTCAAGCGCTATCCGCCGCCCTTCTGCTGGACTGAACAGTATGTATTCAAAAACTCTTTCGGAGCTTATCCTTGCAGCGAAGGCGTGCAAACTGTTCTGAAGACGAAAGGATTTGCGCAAAACTCGGCCGTTATTCCGCTGGGCGTAGATCTGGACTTATATACTTCGGTCGGCTCAAACAAGCGCGCAGACTACCAGATCGAGAACGGTCAATTTGTGATTGGTTATTTCGGGCGCATCGAATCATACAAAGGCATTCAGTACCTGGTTGAAGCTCTCGCTCGCACTAAAGAAGCAAACTGGCGGCTGCTGGTAGTCGGCAGTGGTCCTTACGAATCAGACCTGCGGACTCTGGCAAGCAATCTCGCGGTGAACGAACGCATCATCTGGACAGGTCCGGTTGCGGGTACCGAAGTACCCGCTTACATGAGGTCTTGTGATCTCATTGCGGTGCCGAGCCTGACTACACGAACCTGGAAAGAGCAGTTCGGAAGAATAATTGTCGAGTCAATGGCTTGCGGCGTTCCATGCGTAGCGTTCGACTCCGGCAGTCTGCCCGAGGTGGTCGCTGACGCAGGGCTGGTTGTCGCAGAGGGAGATGTTGCCGAACTAACCGAGGCAATAAATCGGGTGGCAACAGATCCCGAGCTTAAAAAGACGCTCAGAGAGCGTGGCTTGGAAAGAGCTCGCAGTGAATATTCCTGGGGAAAAGTGGCACAGCTTATGCACGACATGTACGATAGAGCCATCATGCTGCGCAACCAGAGCCGATCTTAA
- a CDS encoding tetratricopeptide repeat protein produces MPRKSFSSVLSLLLLAAALSCIPVKAQDALWRTYFVSAEKAYQQGNYKECKALLDSAVGAARKYDDSLIAYYYLGRVCERLDNLKDAENNYRTVLDNLGPKIWATLRPPEGTLDWEQTDTIDSQHTLSSTEFVKHFRHHKAPLQSRLAKPITTVDVLTDLGLLMQEQNRIQEAEQMFRQALMLSELRSETAATSQPKILQRLAKLYATQNRKIESDAVYRQLEELRAKSMPGFDQLVDKNVKDINRLGKNRVLTATRLNNLALFCAIHGDYAKASSLYGRALENCDRDANKADMMIIMRNYADLLEAMGKNEEAKRFLVQAGGLSSSLADIHNVSKNVMMTSPNLSQSTDKTVDTEKSAVADKTSENESK; encoded by the coding sequence ATGCCGCGAAAGAGTTTTTCATCCGTCCTGAGTTTGCTGCTGCTCGCGGCGGCGCTAAGCTGTATCCCCGTCAAGGCTCAGGATGCGCTGTGGCGAACCTATTTTGTCTCCGCAGAAAAAGCGTATCAGCAGGGCAATTACAAAGAATGCAAGGCATTGTTGGATTCTGCCGTAGGCGCAGCCAGAAAGTATGACGACTCGCTGATTGCATACTATTACCTGGGGCGCGTTTGCGAGCGGCTGGACAATCTCAAAGATGCCGAAAACAATTACAGAACCGTTCTAGACAATCTTGGTCCCAAGATCTGGGCTACGCTCCGTCCACCAGAAGGTACGTTGGATTGGGAACAGACAGACACCATAGACAGCCAACATACCCTAAGTTCAACTGAGTTCGTAAAACATTTTCGCCATCACAAAGCTCCTCTTCAGAGCCGATTAGCCAAACCTATAACAACGGTCGATGTCTTGACCGACCTGGGACTGCTGATGCAGGAACAAAACCGCATTCAAGAAGCTGAACAGATGTTCAGACAAGCCCTGATGCTCTCCGAGCTGCGTTCAGAAACTGCAGCAACATCCCAGCCAAAGATTTTGCAGAGACTGGCAAAACTCTACGCAACTCAAAACAGAAAGATAGAGTCTGACGCTGTCTACAGGCAGCTAGAAGAGTTGCGCGCAAAATCCATGCCTGGATTCGATCAACTCGTCGACAAAAATGTTAAGGATATAAATCGACTCGGCAAAAACCGCGTTCTGACTGCTACACGACTGAATAATTTAGCCCTGTTCTGCGCAATCCACGGCGACTACGCCAAAGCCAGCTCACTGTACGGTCGAGCTCTGGAAAACTGCGATAGAGACGCCAATAAGGCGGACATGATGATCATCATGCGAAACTACGCCGACCTTCTGGAAGCGATGGGCAAAAACGAAGAGGCTAAGCGCTTTTTAGTGCAGGCGGGCGGACTTAGCAGTTCACTAGCCGATATTCATAACGTCTCAAAAAACGTGATGATGACTTCGCCAAACCTTTCTCAATCGACTGACAAAACCGTTGATACGGAAAAGTCTGCAGTCGCCGATAAGACTTCCGAAAACGAAAGCAAATAG
- a CDS encoding glycosyltransferase family 1 protein: MLRSGRAGNLMNASLNTIRVAHLLFGDGVWGVENYVYNLLASSKSSSVKPVIICTAEGAISQKFVGANAEIDFVPVSGYFDIRSMVALSTFFRKHKIDLVHVHLGLDSFVGTIAAKMVDLPVIMSVHFDKPNYMSYRSPAREMWNTCQIFKNKAIAHFLPITKNVAAELIQREAVAEQKTTVVHPGIPVFDVDRSVRKETRREFAADDDEIVVIGVGRLEPEKNFDCLVKACARLDPDEKVTAWIVGDGSQKEELERLVQTLNLQNRVKLLGYRRDVRKLLASADVFVLPSKAEPFGMSAVEAMMSGLPVVGTMGPGLGTIVDDRVTGLLVPPDDDAALGEAIQQLSSDKQMRENFGNAGRERAMQNFSSDQMAEKIVSIYRSVLSPAPI, encoded by the coding sequence ATGCTTAGGTCTGGTCGAGCTGGAAACCTCATGAACGCTTCTCTCAACACTATTCGCGTTGCCCACTTGCTGTTTGGCGATGGCGTCTGGGGTGTGGAAAACTATGTTTACAATCTACTCGCATCTTCGAAATCAAGCTCAGTTAAGCCCGTAATCATCTGTACGGCAGAGGGCGCAATTTCACAAAAATTCGTTGGTGCCAATGCCGAGATCGATTTTGTACCAGTGTCTGGATATTTTGATATTCGCTCAATGGTGGCACTCTCGACATTCTTCAGAAAACACAAGATTGACCTCGTTCACGTTCATCTTGGTTTGGATTCTTTTGTTGGAACAATTGCCGCGAAAATGGTTGATCTGCCAGTAATCATGTCGGTTCATTTCGACAAACCGAACTATATGAGTTATCGTTCACCGGCTCGCGAAATGTGGAACACCTGCCAGATCTTCAAGAATAAGGCTATAGCTCATTTCTTGCCGATTACGAAAAATGTCGCTGCTGAACTCATCCAGAGAGAGGCAGTGGCGGAGCAGAAAACAACTGTTGTTCATCCAGGTATTCCTGTTTTTGATGTCGATCGGTCCGTTCGCAAGGAGACTCGCCGTGAGTTTGCCGCTGACGATGATGAGATAGTGGTAATTGGAGTAGGCCGGCTTGAGCCGGAGAAGAATTTCGACTGTTTGGTTAAGGCGTGTGCGAGACTTGATCCAGATGAGAAAGTGACCGCCTGGATCGTTGGTGACGGCTCTCAGAAGGAAGAGCTTGAGCGACTGGTTCAGACGCTGAATCTGCAAAATCGCGTCAAGTTGCTGGGCTACAGGCGAGACGTGAGAAAATTGCTGGCATCTGCAGATGTTTTTGTATTGCCGTCGAAAGCTGAGCCCTTCGGAATGTCTGCAGTCGAAGCCATGATGTCTGGGCTACCTGTAGTTGGGACGATGGGACCTGGTCTTGGCACGATCGTAGACGACCGGGTGACAGGACTTCTGGTGCCGCCAGATGATGATGCGGCGCTCGGTGAAGCGATTCAACAACTTTCGTCTGATAAGCAGATGCGAGAAAACTTCGGAAACGCCGGACGAGAACGAGCCATGCAAAACTTCAGCAGCGATCAGATGGCTGAGAAAATCGTGAGTATTTATCGTTCAGTTCTATCACCAGCGCCAATTTGA
- a CDS encoding PqqD family protein, producing the protein MNITKPKRSQEMESTSLPDGMVILVNKKTSWAHTLSPLGALVWEFCDGENSVEEIVSNLKAIPEVGSRPTLEQEVSGLVKEFEDEGFFSEAGD; encoded by the coding sequence ATGAATATCACGAAACCAAAACGCAGCCAAGAAATGGAGTCGACCTCCTTGCCGGATGGCATGGTCATTCTCGTCAATAAAAAGACTTCATGGGCTCACACGCTCAGTCCGCTAGGCGCCCTTGTCTGGGAGTTTTGCGATGGAGAAAATTCTGTAGAAGAAATTGTTTCGAATTTGAAAGCAATCCCGGAAGTGGGTAGCAGACCGACGCTCGAGCAAGAAGTCTCAGGTCTGGTCAAAGAGTTCGAGGATGAAGGTTTTTTTAGCGAAGCTGGCGACTGA
- a CDS encoding redoxin domain-containing protein, with the protein MRERKTGVAQSVDWLSRVHVYIPLIVEINSCIDFLLQLLAPMISFLLFGANLLSDDLLVFGNKILDMRTRFCLVMLVALLLQCSSGAKIAAAFSATEPTSNSSTMSASTESDAAIAERVLRETCAFYRSLQAFSFRITSDLNLKTTDKVTDKIDVADLQFERAPYFRVKTRRPKRAGEATLIDSNASFYKPEWRVYSTRNLSNINEFVKDQDFGCVTDGALKAALLEVLTADDPYSELMKSRSIESYKGLDTVDGVSCHHLVLRRKGASCAEHYYLTAGKQPWIRVYRPEENCPLVTLPVVETAAKTAMTRTFTYTNFRRRQASSHGRKFKPPAGALKVSQLVFSSANDARQTLVGKSAPKFEVGTVNGANFSLSKLRGKVVVIEFWATWCSPCCRAMPVIDRVCGDFAGQGVQFIALNQKEDASVIKSFLQKNSLTSQVGLDAKGQVAALYHVVGIPQTVVVGKDGKVKSVHVGCPSDLREILTQDLSSALKLAN; encoded by the coding sequence ATGAGAGAGCGAAAAACTGGTGTGGCCCAATCGGTAGATTGGCTTAGCCGAGTTCATGTGTACATACCTTTGATTGTTGAAATCAATTCTTGCATTGATTTTTTGCTCCAGCTTCTTGCTCCAATGATAAGCTTTTTACTCTTTGGAGCAAATCTGCTTTCTGATGATTTGCTTGTTTTCGGAAACAAAATATTAGATATGAGAACTCGCTTCTGTCTTGTAATGTTGGTTGCGTTATTGCTGCAGTGCAGCTCAGGCGCGAAAATTGCTGCAGCTTTCAGCGCGACAGAGCCTACGTCTAACTCGTCAACGATGTCTGCGAGTACAGAATCTGACGCGGCAATAGCCGAGCGAGTACTGCGCGAAACTTGTGCCTTTTATAGAAGTCTCCAGGCGTTCTCTTTCCGAATAACGTCAGATTTGAATCTGAAGACCACTGACAAGGTAACCGATAAGATCGATGTTGCCGATCTTCAATTTGAGCGAGCACCCTACTTTAGAGTAAAAACGCGGCGTCCCAAACGAGCGGGAGAAGCGACATTAATTGATTCAAACGCTTCGTTCTATAAACCCGAATGGCGAGTTTATTCAACGCGGAATTTGTCCAATATAAACGAGTTTGTAAAGGATCAGGACTTCGGATGTGTGACGGACGGCGCCCTGAAAGCAGCGTTGTTGGAGGTTTTAACCGCCGACGATCCCTATTCTGAATTGATGAAAAGTCGGAGTATCGAAAGCTATAAGGGGCTTGACACTGTAGATGGTGTCAGCTGCCATCATCTGGTCTTGAGGAGAAAGGGTGCCTCATGCGCTGAGCACTATTATCTGACTGCAGGTAAACAGCCCTGGATTAGGGTCTATCGTCCTGAAGAGAATTGTCCTCTAGTAACATTGCCTGTTGTGGAGACAGCCGCGAAAACAGCAATGACCAGAACATTCACATACACAAACTTTAGACGACGGCAGGCAAGCTCCCATGGACGGAAATTCAAGCCACCGGCGGGCGCCCTGAAAGTTTCTCAGTTGGTTTTCTCATCCGCTAATGATGCCAGGCAGACACTGGTTGGTAAGTCGGCTCCTAAATTTGAAGTTGGTACCGTTAATGGTGCCAACTTCAGTCTTTCCAAACTTCGCGGCAAGGTTGTTGTCATAGAGTTCTGGGCCACCTGGTGTAGCCCGTGCTGTCGCGCCATGCCAGTTATCGATCGGGTATGCGGAGATTTTGCCGGGCAAGGTGTTCAGTTTATTGCGCTGAATCAGAAGGAGGACGCATCAGTAATTAAGTCTTTTCTTCAAAAGAATTCTTTGACCAGTCAAGTTGGTCTTGATGCAAAAGGCCAGGTCGCCGCTCTCTATCATGTGGTTGGTATACCCCAGACGGTAGTTGTTGGAAAAGACGGAAAGGTGAAGTCTGTGCATGTCGGATGTCCGTCCGATTTGCGTGAGATTTTGACACAAGATTTGAGCAGCGCGTTGAAGTTAGCTAACTAA
- a CDS encoding DUF4915 domain-containing protein: protein MLISAVWKPPFMGGLFSLKKGSPTKLTTVDRLSTTGLWKDCDRFVRSIYHTDQMILYVYTSNGTACIANANFRQVHDVRFQFGQIMAVSTGTNEVVQFDAEGNISYQWKFPGEQASWHLNCIDVWDGRYVVSCFGRRSNPSQYKGSWKEEGVVFDLESGDVLWSKLTKPHTPRTDAEGRQYICDSDTNRLLIRNSPAHVTEIHFPGAFTRGLAFGKNHIYVGLSAIRHRGVDEIGPDSIPNARLAVLDKNTLKIVGQLDLPSAEVYDILITS from the coding sequence TTGCTCATTTCAGCCGTGTGGAAGCCCCCATTCATGGGCGGATTGTTTTCCCTGAAAAAAGGTAGCCCGACAAAATTGACCACAGTCGATAGACTTTCTACGACTGGACTGTGGAAAGATTGCGATCGGTTTGTGCGCAGCATTTACCACACCGATCAGATGATTCTCTACGTCTATACAAGCAATGGCACCGCCTGCATTGCCAATGCAAATTTTAGACAAGTGCACGATGTGCGATTTCAGTTCGGTCAAATAATGGCGGTATCCACAGGTACTAACGAAGTAGTGCAATTCGACGCAGAGGGAAACATCTCTTATCAGTGGAAATTTCCAGGCGAACAAGCTTCATGGCATCTGAACTGTATTGACGTGTGGGACGGTCGCTATGTCGTCTCATGCTTCGGTCGCCGCTCCAATCCATCTCAATACAAAGGCTCATGGAAGGAAGAAGGCGTTGTTTTCGACCTTGAGTCTGGCGATGTGCTCTGGTCAAAACTGACGAAACCGCATACGCCTCGCACTGACGCAGAAGGTCGGCAATATATTTGCGATTCAGATACAAATCGACTCTTGATACGAAACAGCCCTGCACATGTAACTGAAATTCACTTTCCGGGTGCCTTTACAAGGGGCTTAGCCTTTGGCAAAAATCACATCTATGTTGGGCTGAGCGCAATCAGGCATCGAGGCGTTGATGAAATTGGACCTGACTCCATACCAAATGCTCGCCTGGCTGTCTTAGATAAGAACACGCTCAAGATAGTCGGCCAGCTTGATTTACCGTCCGCAGAAGTATATGACATCCTGATCACATCATGA
- a CDS encoding glycosyltransferase family 2 protein: MPKVSISIVHHQGLEMLRNCLQSICAQTRDLDFEIIVVDNVSTDGAVQMVTTEFPNVRLIRNSERHGFGHNQNIGIKNSLGEYIFIYNDDTLMHDNALATLCNFLDNHPKVGLVGPRLLNSDGSLQMSCYRFPSPLRCINENLLLTAAFPDSTIFGDYRNWKHDTAREVDFVIGAAMLVRKEVIDEVGMFDELFFMYAEETDWQMRIKKAGWQIMLCPEAQITHLGGQSSEGVKDQQFCEFQNSSAKLIKKHYGELGAAVQRIAMVVGSILRIALWSLIAIVMPNKREAAEKQKQNWKRLLKWWLGLGPHQGLAPNRSPSSA, encoded by the coding sequence ATGCCGAAGGTCAGCATCTCGATAGTGCATCATCAGGGGCTGGAAATGCTCCGCAATTGCCTGCAATCCATTTGCGCTCAAACCAGAGATCTGGATTTTGAAATCATCGTCGTAGACAACGTCTCCACCGATGGAGCGGTTCAGATGGTAACAACTGAATTCCCAAATGTACGATTGATAAGGAATTCGGAAAGACACGGATTTGGCCACAATCAAAACATCGGCATCAAAAACTCCCTTGGCGAATACATCTTCATTTATAACGACGACACGCTGATGCACGACAATGCACTGGCTACCCTGTGTAATTTTCTGGATAATCATCCAAAAGTGGGGTTAGTTGGTCCGAGACTGTTAAACAGTGACGGCTCACTGCAAATGTCTTGCTACAGATTCCCGTCTCCACTGCGATGCATCAATGAAAATCTTCTATTGACAGCAGCCTTTCCCGATAGCACCATATTCGGTGACTATCGCAATTGGAAACACGACACGGCCAGAGAAGTTGATTTTGTTATCGGCGCAGCAATGCTCGTTAGAAAAGAAGTTATAGATGAAGTAGGTATGTTCGACGAACTCTTCTTTATGTACGCGGAAGAGACAGACTGGCAGATGCGAATAAAGAAGGCTGGCTGGCAGATCATGCTTTGCCCGGAGGCACAAATCACGCATCTTGGAGGACAGAGCTCGGAAGGTGTAAAAGATCAGCAATTTTGCGAATTTCAAAACAGCTCTGCGAAACTCATAAAAAAACACTATGGCGAGCTGGGCGCGGCTGTTCAGCGCATAGCAATGGTGGTTGGCTCCATTTTGCGCATTGCCCTGTGGTCATTGATCGCAATAGTAATGCCAAACAAAAGAGAGGCTGCCGAAAAACAGAAGCAGAATTGGAAACGGCTGCTCAAATGGTGGCTCGGGCTGGGCCCGCATCAAGGTCTGGCGCCCAACCGTTCGCCATCGTCGGCTTGA
- a CDS encoding acyltransferase has product MADIFNPVYMVATYAVALVSALLIARIVPYYKSATAHDGSRFRALDGLRGFLAMGVFIHHASINYVCEHTHEWKAPASSLYHFLGDGCVALFFMITGFLFWSKALKNPASVSYAKLMKGRVLRLMPMYLATYFVILTLIGVATHFKLKTPIDSMLCAIAAGACGGMFGMPPVNNFDCGILNCGVVWSLFYEWRYYLLLPVLAFLWRGPARLSVLTCLFLGLALTQSFDWLPHVGNFIAGMAAAQLMILYPKHEGLSSKIFGFTSFGLLACVATTYAHLPYLLVTLGILPFFISVIYGFSCSGLFTSRASVLLGTATYSIYLAHGIVLHLCMWGLKHIFPISEMSAPTYWMCVMPLAGIVVATCAATFYFIERPFIDLSHKKRNSVPPATYEAAEVTQVPAVAEAI; this is encoded by the coding sequence ATGGCGGACATATTCAACCCGGTCTACATGGTTGCAACCTACGCAGTGGCGTTGGTCTCCGCCCTGCTGATCGCTCGAATAGTCCCCTACTATAAATCCGCAACAGCGCACGACGGCAGTCGATTCCGCGCTCTGGACGGACTGCGAGGCTTTCTGGCGATGGGAGTTTTCATTCATCACGCCTCAATAAATTACGTTTGCGAGCACACTCACGAGTGGAAAGCTCCAGCGTCATCTCTCTATCACTTTCTGGGGGATGGCTGTGTGGCGTTGTTTTTCATGATCACAGGTTTTTTGTTCTGGTCAAAAGCCCTGAAAAATCCAGCCTCTGTTTCGTACGCAAAGCTTATGAAAGGGCGTGTGTTGCGCCTCATGCCCATGTATCTGGCCACGTACTTTGTCATACTCACCTTAATTGGCGTGGCTACACACTTCAAACTAAAAACACCGATTGACTCCATGCTCTGTGCCATCGCAGCAGGTGCTTGCGGCGGTATGTTCGGCATGCCACCTGTCAATAATTTCGACTGCGGCATTTTAAATTGTGGCGTGGTCTGGAGTCTATTTTATGAATGGCGATATTATTTGCTACTGCCCGTACTGGCATTTCTGTGGCGCGGTCCAGCCAGGCTGAGCGTACTGACGTGCCTCTTTCTGGGGCTGGCACTGACTCAATCGTTTGATTGGCTGCCACATGTGGGCAACTTTATCGCAGGAATGGCAGCGGCTCAACTGATGATTCTCTACCCCAAACATGAGGGACTGAGCAGCAAGATCTTCGGTTTCACTTCTTTCGGATTACTCGCTTGCGTTGCCACGACTTACGCACATCTTCCGTATCTTCTCGTGACACTCGGGATCCTGCCATTTTTCATTTCTGTTATCTACGGCTTTTCATGCAGCGGGCTGTTCACCTCGCGAGCCAGCGTTCTCCTTGGCACTGCCACTTACAGCATTTATCTGGCTCACGGCATAGTTCTACATCTGTGCATGTGGGGGCTGAAACACATCTTCCCAATCAGCGAAATGTCCGCTCCTACATATTGGATGTGTGTGATGCCATTAGCCGGAATCGTCGTCGCGACGTGCGCCGCCACCTTCTATTTTATAGAGAGACCGTTTATCGATCTGAGCCATAAGAAACGAAACTCTGTACCACCTGCGACTTATGAAGCAGCGGAAGTGACTCAGGTTCCTGCAGTTGCTGAAGCTATTTGA
- a CDS encoding hydrolase produces MRHPRVLDSKKAVLLIVDVQESFRKHIPDFADLTRNIAVLVEASKILQLPVFVTEQYPQGLGKTVAEIAACLSQHQHFEKSCFSCCGADAFMNALDDTERKQVIVCGIEAHVCISQTVHDLLQHDYHPHIITDAVSSRLPRNKEVGIAKMVASGAVLSTVEMALFEMLVESGTEKFKAVQRLVK; encoded by the coding sequence ATGCGCCACCCCCGCGTTCTTGATAGTAAAAAGGCTGTTTTGCTTATTGTAGATGTGCAAGAAAGCTTTCGTAAACATATTCCGGACTTTGCCGATTTAACAAGGAATATTGCGGTCTTGGTGGAGGCGAGCAAGATATTGCAACTGCCGGTCTTCGTCACTGAACAGTATCCTCAAGGCTTAGGAAAGACTGTTGCTGAAATTGCCGCTTGTTTGAGCCAGCATCAGCACTTTGAGAAGAGTTGTTTTAGTTGTTGTGGTGCAGATGCTTTTATGAATGCGCTGGACGATACTGAGAGAAAGCAGGTTATCGTCTGCGGTATTGAAGCCCATGTTTGCATAAGTCAGACGGTCCATGACTTATTGCAGCATGACTATCATCCGCACATTATCACTGATGCTGTAAGCAGTCGGTTGCCGCGGAACAAAGAAGTAGGAATTGCGAAAATGGTGGCATCCGGAGCCGTTCTAAGTACTGTTGAGATGGCTTTATTTGAGATGCTGGTGGAGTCGGGCACCGAAAAGTTTAAAGCGGTGCAGAGGCTCGTCAAATAG
- a CDS encoding radical SAM protein: MPPVLANYYLTYKCNSRCTYCDIPIKPANIKIKETAPEVIIENLAALKRLGVKAVDFTGGEPLIYKHLPQVLRAAKDMGFFTSLANTGTLYNRVAEEIKGLVDDLKFSLSTTDPDFYKAERGINGFEKVIESIKLAKSLGEHPSIIATATPESIGGMEQVIRLAQDLGVVVLLGPVFDFCDNELLHNQGIEEIRRLAQFDNVCVNWAFLEFYLDGGNQITKPRCRAVSSVVVISPDDHLLLPCYHMHDERLKIKHENGRSNLDELWHSPPVQKKKKEEGSWSFCQGCTIWCYFETSFLWPPDKYFFLNMKSKARWGKEKLKQFVESRTSLKLTRRIAGSSEKQFTHIGANPISSPSSHSASLPSNSKEHVETEVIPVKLSTGNEAPTPDLFDATPGREDSVAETKVQIQTKS, translated from the coding sequence TTGCCACCTGTACTTGCAAATTACTATTTGACCTATAAGTGCAATTCTCGTTGCACATACTGCGACATCCCGATCAAACCAGCAAACATCAAGATCAAAGAAACTGCGCCGGAAGTGATCATCGAAAATCTGGCAGCTTTGAAACGGCTGGGAGTGAAAGCTGTCGACTTTACGGGCGGCGAACCCCTTATCTATAAACACCTGCCTCAGGTGTTACGAGCAGCAAAAGATATGGGTTTCTTCACGAGCCTGGCCAATACGGGCACGCTCTATAACCGAGTCGCCGAAGAAATTAAGGGGCTTGTCGACGACCTGAAATTCTCGCTTTCGACTACAGATCCAGATTTCTACAAAGCTGAGCGCGGCATCAATGGATTTGAAAAGGTAATCGAAAGCATCAAACTGGCTAAATCGCTGGGCGAGCATCCATCCATCATTGCTACGGCGACACCAGAATCCATTGGCGGCATGGAACAGGTGATCCGCCTGGCGCAAGATCTTGGTGTGGTCGTTCTCCTCGGTCCCGTTTTCGACTTTTGCGACAACGAATTGCTGCACAATCAGGGCATCGAAGAAATCAGACGGTTGGCGCAATTCGATAACGTCTGCGTCAACTGGGCTTTCCTCGAATTCTATCTTGATGGTGGCAATCAAATAACAAAACCCAGATGCAGAGCGGTTTCATCAGTGGTCGTGATTTCGCCCGACGATCATTTGCTATTACCCTGCTATCACATGCACGATGAACGATTGAAAATCAAACATGAAAACGGTCGGTCCAATTTGGATGAATTGTGGCACAGCCCTCCAGTTCAAAAGAAGAAGAAAGAAGAAGGTTCGTGGAGTTTCTGTCAGGGATGCACGATCTGGTGCTACTTCGAAACTTCATTCCTCTGGCCGCCCGACAAATATTTCTTCCTCAACATGAAGAGCAAAGCGCGCTGGGGCAAAGAAAAGCTCAAACAATTTGTTGAAAGCAGAACCAGTTTGAAATTAACCAGACGCATTGCTGGTAGCTCAGAAAAGCAATTTACTCACATCGGTGCAAATCCGATTTCGTCGCCCTCAAGCCACTCTGCAAGCTTGCCGAGTAATTCGAAAGAGCATGTGGAAACAGAAGTCATACCGGTCAAATTGAGCACAGGCAACGAGGCGCCCACGCCAGATTTATTCGATGCCACGCCCGGCCGCGAAGATAGCGTCGCCGAGACTAAAGTACAAATTCAGACTAAAAGCTAA